AAAAGCTTTGGCTCCAGCAGAGTGAGGATTGCTCAAAACTACGGGCATAAAACTATCAACTGCTTTAGCAACGTTGACATCCATTGGAATTTGAGTATTAAAGATTTTATCAGGGGTAAAATCCTGATTGATTCGCTGTACGACTTGCCTTTGGTATCTACCTGTAAATAGATTACCAGCCATTGTAAACACGATACCGATCAGTTGAATTCCCATGACAGCCTCGGCTTCATGGCTTTTTTTCAATTCGGCAATGCGTCTTTCTAATAACTGAATTCCTACAATCGATAGCGGTTCTGGCTTAGCTGGTAAAATATAGAAATCGCTGGCAGCAAGGGCGCTACGAGTCATGAGATTGTAGCCAGGAGCGCAATCAAAAATAATGCAATCGTAGTCAGACATAATTGGCTGCAAAATCTGTCTGAGCAAAGTTCTCTCAAACCGATTCCAGACAACTTCAAAGTCCAAGCGATCGACTTCAAAAGCTTTTTCATGTAGCATTTCTGCTACCATATATTCGTCATATAACTCAATATCTCCTGGCAATAAGTCCAGGTTATTAATATTACAGACCGAACGATGAATTGCATCTTGGATGGTAATTCTAGCTTGTGGGTTTGGCTGAATAATTTGGTTGATAAAATTCTTGAGGGTGCGTTTTCTTTTTCTATAGTTAGCAAACTCTGTGGGAGCCATCAAGCTGAGAGTGGCGCTAATTTGGGTATCTAAGTCAAAAATCAAGACTCGCTTACCATGCTCTTTTGCTAGCGCCGTGGCTAGATTAACGCTGAGAGTTGTTTTGCCGACACCCCCTTTCATATTAGCAGTGGCGATCGTATAGGTCATATTTGACATCCTCGCTATACAGCTCTTGGTCGGTTTGAATCTCCGAATAGCTTAGCTGCACTTGCATAAATGGGAGAAAATTGTTTGAATATCTTTATGAAATTTAGTCATCTAGTCGTGGCTTGGAAAATGTAAGGGCGGGTTCACCGAGATCTAGATAAACAGCAGAGATTGCTGGTAAACCCGCCCCTACCCACCTGCAATCCATTTCTTTTGAATTGCCAACACTGCCGCCTGGGTGCGATCGCGTACTCCTAATTTCTGGATAATGGTATGGACGTGTACCCTAACCGTACCAGGAGTAATGTATAGGGTAGAAGCAATTTCTTGGTTAGACTTACCCGCCGCAATTAAAGCTAAAATTTCTTGTTCTCGTTGCGTTAGCGGTTGGTTAGATTCTGCTGGAGTTGCGATCGCCTCACTCGTATCTGGGTTATGCTCGAATGTAGTGCGAATTTCTGTAGTTGCCGTGCGATCCCACCAAGAAGCACCAGCAGCCACCGAACGAATTGCTAAAATCAAAGTCTCGGCAGCAATCCCTTTCAAACAATAACCCGCCGCCCCTGCGGCAATCAACCGCGCAATTAAAGACTTTTGGGAATGAGAAGTTAAGACTAAAACTGGTAACTGGGGATTTTGCTGTTTAATTTGCCGACACGCCTCTACACCGCCAATTCCAGGTAATCCTACATCGAGTAATACCACATCGAGGGCGTGACGCTGTACCATTTCTACGGCTGTTTCCCCATCCTCCGCTTCAGCAACGATTTCTATACCTGATTCTTGTTGCAATTTGACTTCTAAACCAAGGCGAAAGAGTTCGTCATCTTCAACCAGGAGTAACCGTAAGGAAGGAGACATTCTTATGTATAAACTGACAAAGCTGGTAAGCGAAAACAGAAAAGCGCGCCTTGAGGCAAACAATTCTCTGCCCAAATTGTACCGCCATGCGCGGAAATAATTTGCCGTGTTAAATAGAGTCCCAAACCCGAACCTTTCGCTTGGCGATCGCTATGTCCTTGATAAAATCGTTCAAATAGATGTGGTAATTGTGCGTCAGTAATTCCCAAACCGTTATCCAAAACTTTGACAAGACAATATTCCGCCTGAGATTCAAATACCACTTCTACCTTACCACCGCGACGGGAATGATTAATTCCGTTTGTGAGGAGATTGGTAAACACCCGCGCTAATTGCAGTGCGTCACCCTGAACCCACATGGCACGACGAAAATCTGAGTCTCCGTACCTCAAACTAATATAAACTTGACGCGAAGCAGCGAGATCTGTCAAGGAGGCGATCGCTGCTTGCGCTATTGTGACTAAATCCACAGGCGCTAGTTGTAATT
This window of the Chroococcidiopsis thermalis PCC 7203 genome carries:
- a CDS encoding ParA family protein encodes the protein MTYTIATANMKGGVGKTTLSVNLATALAKEHGKRVLIFDLDTQISATLSLMAPTEFANYRKRKRTLKNFINQIIQPNPQARITIQDAIHRSVCNINNLDLLPGDIELYDEYMVAEMLHEKAFEVDRLDFEVVWNRFERTLLRQILQPIMSDYDCIIFDCAPGYNLMTRSALAASDFYILPAKPEPLSIVGIQLLERRIAELKKSHEAEAVMGIQLIGIVFTMAGNLFTGRYQRQVVQRINQDFTPDKIFNTQIPMDVNVAKAVDSFMPVVLSNPHSAGAKAFSQLTQEFVQKLNVAQEQKTQPMNPSFATI
- a CDS encoding response regulator transcription factor, which encodes MSPSLRLLLVEDDELFRLGLEVKLQQESGIEIVAEAEDGETAVEMVQRHALDVVLLDVGLPGIGGVEACRQIKQQNPQLPVLVLTSHSQKSLIARLIAAGAAGYCLKGIAAETLILAIRSVAAGASWWDRTATTEIRTTFEHNPDTSEAIATPAESNQPLTQREQEILALIAAGKSNQEIASTLYITPGTVRVHVHTIIQKLGVRDRTQAAVLAIQKKWIAGG